A single genomic interval of Lathyrus oleraceus cultivar Zhongwan6 chromosome 7, CAAS_Psat_ZW6_1.0, whole genome shotgun sequence harbors:
- the LOC127107584 gene encoding superoxide dismutase [Cu-Zn], chloroplastic: MASQTLVSPSPLSSHSLLRTSFSGVSVKLAPQFSTLATSNFKPLTVVAAAKKAVAVLKGTSAVEGVVTLTQDDEGPTTVNVRITGLAPGLHGFHLHEYGDTTNGCISTGPHFNPNKLTHGAPEDEIRHAGDLGNIVANAEGVAEATIVDNQIPLTGPNSVVGRALVVHELQDDLGKGGHELSLSTGNAGGRLACGVVGLTPV; this comes from the exons ATGGCTTCACAAACTCTCGTCTCACCTTCACCTCTCTCTTCTCACTCTCTTCTCCGAACATCTTTCTCCGGCGTCTCCGTCAAGCTCGCTCCCCAATTCTCAACCCTTGCAACTTCCAATTTCAAACCTCTCACCGTAGTTGCGGCTGCCAAGAAAGCCGTCGCTGTCCTTAAGGGCACATCCGCCGTCGAAGGTGTCGTCACTCTCACTCAAGACGATGAAG GTCCAACAACAGTTAATGTTCGTATCACTGGCCTTGCTCCAGGGCTTCATGGTTTTCACCTA CATGAGTATGGTGATACCACAAATGGGTGTATCTCAACAG GACCACATTTTAATCCCAACAAGTTGACACATGGTGCTCCTGAAGATGAAATCCGTCATGCGGGTGACCTGGGAAACATAGTTGCTAATGCTGAAG GAGTTGCAGAGGCGACAATCGTGGACAATCAG ATACCACTCACTGGCCCCAATTCAGTCGTTGGGAGAGCCTTAGTGGTTCACGAGCTTCAAGATGACCTTGGAAAGG GTGGACATGAACTTAGTTTGAGCACTGGAAATGCTGGTGGAAGATTAGCTTGTG GTGTGGTTGGCTTGACTCCAGTATAA